In Anopheles gambiae chromosome 2, idAnoGambNW_F1_1, whole genome shotgun sequence, a single window of DNA contains:
- the LOC1277080 gene encoding FAS-associated factor 1 isoform X2, whose protein sequence is MGLYSNDLNFLEELPDVEEQMTAPSSPVKPLNFGSRRNVGLASGAAFNISDVGASSSRSSSNHDIRAGTLNYLDTKPVELLFNVAFKNEQHQISISNHATVGDLKAKIFDKTRVPVCRQALKGWEPGKQRETANPSTPLKALNIVGKEVNLKLTDLTSDGFVGDVDVDVHPATSQQTYVLHINVQPSNQLLHLNFPAQQDILSIKNHVYTVTDIPVRHQVWSGWPSNISNHTTLAESGVGQEHNLLLKRADESMNKPSNNNNNNNNNNNNNSHLLNALSSAGTSANNSHSSSSSSRHMMNFGADSLQAIPIDSESSGEEFEDASDFNNDDDIFTETPIINQQKRLIPDNVDDETIGSIQFVENFAERYGPQHPMFFQGSLEDALKEACHRPSARDRKLLAIYLHHDGSVLTNVFCGQLLACESIIQILLEHFVLYGWDLSFESNKNMFLSSISACVGMTASITVRNIPTDRLPAILVISKNRSQCEVFQVIYGNVGVDDLLSKLMEASDMYSEQLKIELREENERFAREQVKLEQDAAYRESLEADRAKQEAKRQKEMMIQTERRRLESERAENEAKRELIRAKARSTVPDEPQQGSGESITKIRVRTPAGDMLERKFTVDTPLELLLNYITAEGYLIDEFKVISSWPRRDLTTLNHESTLKELKLYPQETLILEER, encoded by the exons TCCTCTTCGCGATCCAGCAGCAATCACGACATCCGCGCCGGCACACTCAACTATCTCGACACGAAACCGGTCGAGCTGCTGTTCAACGTGGCGTTTAAGAACGAGCAGCATCAGATCAGCATATCGAACCATGCGACCGTCGGTGATCTGAAGGCGAAAATATTTGACAAAACGCGCGTCCCGGTGTGCCGGCAGGCGCTGAAGGGCTGGGAACCGGGCAAGCAGCGGGAAACGGCCAACCCCAGTACGCCGCTGAAGGCGCTCAACATTGTCGGCAAGGAGGTGAACCTGAAGCTGACCGACCTTACGTCCGATGGGTTCGTCGGAGATGTCGA TGTTGATGTCCATCCGGCGACGAGTCAGCAGACGTACGTGCTGCACATCAATGTGCAGCCGAGCAACCAGCTGCTACACCTCAACTTTCCCGCTCAGCAGGACATACTGTCGATCAAGAACCACGTGTACACGGTGACGGATATACCGGTGCGCCACCAGGTCTGGTCGGGATGGCCGAGCAACATCAGCAACCACACGACGCTGGCGGAGTCGGGTGTCGGCCAGGAGCACAATCTGCTGCTCAAGCGGGCCGACGAGAGTATGAACAAaccgagcaacaacaacaacaacaacaacaacaataacaacaacaacagccatcTGTTGAACGCGCTCAGCAGTGCGGGCACCAGCGCAAACaacagccacagcagcagcagcagcagccgtcaCATGATGAACTTTGG CGCCGACAGCTTACAGGCCATTCCAATCGACTCGGAAAGCAGCGGCGAAGAGTTTGAGGATGCGTCCGACTTCAACAACGATGACGACATCTTCACCGAAACGCCGATCATCAATCAGCAGAAGCGTTTAA TTCCGGACAATGTGGATGATGAAACGATCGGCAGCATACAGTTTGTGGAGAATTTCGCTGAGCGGTACGGTCCGCAGCATCCGATGTTCTTCCAGGGCAGCCTGGAGGATGCGCTGAAGGAAGCTTGCCACCGACCGTCGGCTCGAGAT CGCAAACTGTTGGCGATCTATCTGCACCACGATGGAAGCGTGCTCACGAACGTGTTCTGCGGCCAGCTGCTAGCATGTGAAAGTATCATCCAGATTTTGCTGGAGCATTTCGTCCTGTACGGGTGGGACTTGTCGTTTGAAagtaacaaaaatat GTTTTTATCATCAATATCGGCCTGCGTGGGTATGACGGCCTCAATAACGGTGCGCAACATCCCGACCGATCGGTTACCGGCCATTCTTGTGATATCGAAAAATCGTAGCCAATGCGAAGTGTTTCAGGTGATCTATG GTAATGTTGGTGTGGATGATTTGCTGTCCAAGCTGATGGAAGCTTCGGACATGTACAGCGAGCAGCTGAAGATTGAGCTGCGCGAAGAGAACGAACGATTCGCCCGGGAGCAGGTGAAGCTCGAGCAGGACGCGGCGTACCGCGAAAGCCTCGAGGCGGACCGGGCCAAGCAGGAAGCGAAGCGGCAGAAGGAGATGATGATACAGACCGAGCGGCGCCGGCTCGAGAGCGAGCGGGCGGAAAACGAAGCGAAGCGTGAGCTGATACGGGCGAAGGCCCGCAGCACGGTGCCGGACGAGCCGCAGCAGGGCAGCGGCGAAAGCATCACGAAGATCCGGGTGCGCACACCGGCCGGGGACATGCTGGAGCGCAAGTTTACCGTCGATACGCCGCTCGAGCTGCTGCTAAACTATATCACCGCCGAGGGCTATCTGATCGACGAGTTTAAAGTGATCTCAAGCTGGCCTCGCAGAGAC TTAACAACACTGAACCACGAAAGCACGCTGAAGGAACTTAAGCTGTACCCGCAGGAAACGTTAATCCTCGAGGAACGATGA